Genomic DNA from Candidatus Obscuribacterales bacterium:
GACAATGAACCGATTCAGTCGAAGGGGGAGCGTCCATGGATGTTGAACAATAACGTCGAAGCCTCGCAATCTCAGTCGATAGGTTGAAAGACCTAGACTTCCCAGGTGCTAGCTCAATCTGGGAAGCCTAAGTTCTTTGATTCATGATCCAGTAGGTCTATAACTCTCACAGGAGTTTAGCTAGGCGAAACCCCTCCATTTATCTACATATCGGGGGGAAGAATGACTTGGTCGATCACGTGGACAACACCGTTACTAGCTTCGATATCGGCCATGACCACCGAGGCATTGTTCACCATCACACCAGCTTCGCTCACATCCACCATGATCGAACGACCTTCGGCTGTGGTGACAGCACCAGATTCTAAATCCGTTGACATCACGTTGCCAGGCACCACGTGGTAAGTAAGGATGCTCACCAGGATATCCTTGTTTTCGGGTAGGAGTAAAGCTTCTAGCGTGCCGGGGGGCAGCGCAGCGAAGGCTTCATCCGTTGGGGCAAACACGGTGAAAGGCCCTTCTCCCTGTAGGGTGCTCACCAAATCGGCTGCTTCTAGAGCCGCCGTTAAGGTTTGAAAGGATTCACTAGATGCAGCAATGTCCACGATGGTGGGGCCACCAACCATAGGATCAGACATGTCGTCCATCATGGGTTCAGACATATCATCCATCATGGGTTCAGACATGTCGTCCATCATGGGCTCAGACATATCCATCATAGATTCAGCCGTTTCATAGGCAATGCCAGACATGGATGTCTCGGTCACTGTAGGTGCAGTGGTGTTTGCCAAGGTGGGTAGTGCGATCGCCACTCCCACGGCACTCGCTCCAGCAATCATCAGGGACTTTAGTAATGCCATAGTAACGTTCCTCGTTCAACTAAACTGCGTCTACTTCAACAGCAAAAAAATGTCTGTTGCCGTGAATACAAGATAGAGACTCTATCTGTGAGAAAAATCGAACTTTAGGCTGATTTCTCC
This window encodes:
- a CDS encoding fasciclin domain-containing protein — its product is MALLKSLMIAGASAVGVAIALPTLANTTAPTVTETSMSGIAYETAESMMDMSEPMMDDMSEPMMDDMSEPMMDDMSDPMVGGPTIVDIAASSESFQTLTAALEAADLVSTLQGEGPFTVFAPTDEAFAALPPGTLEALLLPENKDILVSILTYHVVPGNVMSTDLESGAVTTAEGRSIMVDVSEAGVMVNNASVVMADIEASNGVVHVIDQVILPPDM